From Actinoplanes oblitus, a single genomic window includes:
- the dnaK gene encoding molecular chaperone DnaK, producing the protein MARAVGIDLGTTNSCVSVLEGGEPTVVANAEGSRTTPSIVAFARNGEVLVGEVAKRQAVTNPDRTIRSVKREIGTNWSIDIDGKKYTPQEISARVLMKLKRDSEAYLGETITDAVITVPAYFNDAQRQATKEAGEIAGLNVLRIVNEPTAAALAYGLDKGSKEQTVLVFDLGGGTFDVSLLELGDGVIEVKSTSGDNHLGGDDWDQRIIDHLVKTFRGEHGIDLSQDKMALQRLREAAEKAKIELSAATTTSINLPYITAGANGPLHLDTSLSRAEFQRMTQDLLDRCKGPFESAIKDADVKLSDIDHVILVGGSTRMPAVTELVKSLTGKEPNKGVNPDEVVAVGAALQAGVLKGEVKDVLLLDVTPLSLGIETKGGIMHKLVERNTTIPAHRSEVYTTADDNQPSVLIQVYQGEREMAAYNKKLGTFELSGIAPAPRGVPQIEVSFDIDANGIVHVSAKDLGTGKEQKMTITGGSALPKEDIERMMRDAESHAEDDKKRREDAEARNLAEQLQWQTEKFLAESGDKLPEDSKNKISEALGELRGALGGTDIEKIKSAHERLSQVSQEAGSLLYSQGEAPQAGPEGAGAPGGATGAGPAAGGDDVVDAEIVEDDKK; encoded by the coding sequence ATGGCACGTGCGGTCGGCATCGACCTCGGCACCACGAACTCCTGCGTCAGCGTTCTGGAAGGAGGCGAGCCCACCGTCGTCGCCAACGCGGAGGGCTCGCGGACGACGCCGTCGATCGTCGCCTTCGCCCGTAACGGCGAGGTGCTCGTCGGCGAGGTCGCCAAGCGTCAGGCGGTCACCAACCCGGACCGGACCATCCGTTCGGTCAAGCGGGAGATCGGCACCAACTGGTCGATCGACATCGACGGGAAGAAGTACACCCCGCAGGAGATCTCCGCGCGGGTGCTGATGAAGCTGAAGCGCGACTCCGAGGCGTACCTGGGCGAGACGATCACCGACGCGGTGATCACCGTCCCGGCGTACTTCAACGACGCCCAGCGCCAGGCCACCAAGGAAGCCGGCGAGATCGCCGGCCTCAACGTCCTGCGGATCGTGAACGAGCCGACCGCGGCGGCGCTGGCCTACGGCCTGGACAAGGGCTCCAAGGAGCAGACCGTCCTGGTCTTCGACCTGGGTGGCGGCACCTTCGACGTCTCGCTGCTGGAGCTGGGCGACGGCGTCATCGAGGTCAAGTCCACCTCCGGTGACAACCACCTCGGTGGTGACGACTGGGACCAGCGGATCATCGACCACCTGGTCAAGACGTTCCGCGGCGAGCACGGCATCGACCTGTCCCAGGACAAGATGGCGCTGCAGCGGCTGCGCGAGGCCGCGGAGAAGGCCAAGATCGAGCTCTCCGCCGCCACCACCACCAGCATCAACCTGCCCTACATCACCGCCGGGGCGAACGGCCCGCTGCACCTGGACACCTCGCTGTCCCGGGCCGAGTTCCAGCGCATGACGCAGGACCTGCTGGACCGCTGCAAGGGCCCGTTCGAGTCCGCGATCAAGGACGCCGACGTCAAGCTCTCCGACATCGACCACGTCATCCTGGTCGGCGGCTCCACCCGGATGCCCGCCGTCACCGAGCTGGTCAAGAGCCTGACCGGCAAGGAGCCGAACAAGGGCGTGAACCCGGACGAGGTCGTCGCGGTCGGCGCGGCGCTGCAGGCCGGTGTGCTCAAGGGCGAGGTCAAGGACGTCCTGCTGCTCGATGTCACCCCGCTGTCGCTGGGCATCGAGACCAAGGGCGGCATCATGCACAAGCTGGTGGAGCGCAACACCACCATCCCGGCGCACCGCTCCGAGGTCTACACCACGGCGGACGACAACCAGCCCTCCGTGCTGATCCAGGTGTACCAGGGTGAGCGCGAGATGGCGGCGTACAACAAGAAGCTCGGTACCTTCGAGCTCTCCGGCATCGCGCCCGCCCCGCGCGGCGTGCCGCAGATCGAGGTCTCCTTCGACATCGACGCGAACGGCATCGTGCACGTGTCCGCCAAGGACCTGGGCACGGGCAAGGAGCAGAAGATGACCATCACCGGCGGCTCCGCGCTGCCGAAGGAGGACATCGAGCGGATGATGCGCGACGCCGAGTCGCACGCCGAGGACGACAAGAAGCGGCGTGAGGACGCGGAGGCCCGCAACCTCGCCGAGCAGCTCCAGTGGCAGACCGAGAAGTTCCTGGCGGAGAGCGGCGACAAGCTCCCCGAGGACAGCAAGAACAAGATCAGCGAGGCGCTCGGCGAGCTGCGCGGCGCGCTCGGCGGCACCGACATCGAGAAGATCAAGTCGGCGCACGAGCGGCTCTCGCAGGTCTCCCAGGAGGCCGGTTCGCTGCTCTACTCGCAGGGTGAGGCCCCGCAGGCCGGCCCCGAGGGCGCCGGCGCGCCGGGTGGCGCCACCGGTGCCGGTCCGGCCGCGGGCGGCGACGACGTGGTCGACGCCGAGATCGTGGAGGACGACAAGAAGTGA
- the grpE gene encoding nucleotide exchange factor GrpE, with protein sequence MSVKDDENDGPVTEREVIQGESDSTAETTSEQQPGKKPGGAHRAPEEEEVAPVAEDTKSGVGAELDALRGELDERTHDLQRVTAEYANYRKRVDRDRGAAAEQTTGAVLTALLPVLDDIDRAREHGDLVGPFASVAEQLTAATGKLGLVAFGEKGDPFDPNRHEAVAHQTSADVTEPTCVEVMRRGYTLGERLLRPAMVAVADPE encoded by the coding sequence GTGAGCGTCAAGGACGACGAGAACGACGGTCCGGTGACCGAGCGGGAAGTCATCCAGGGCGAGAGCGACTCGACGGCCGAGACGACTTCCGAGCAGCAGCCGGGTAAGAAGCCGGGCGGCGCGCATCGCGCCCCGGAGGAGGAGGAAGTGGCTCCGGTGGCCGAGGACACCAAGTCCGGCGTGGGCGCCGAGCTGGACGCGCTGCGCGGCGAGCTCGACGAGCGGACCCATGACCTGCAGCGGGTGACCGCGGAGTACGCCAACTACCGCAAGCGGGTGGACCGCGACCGGGGTGCGGCGGCGGAGCAGACCACCGGCGCGGTGCTCACCGCGCTGCTGCCGGTGCTGGACGACATCGACCGGGCCCGTGAGCACGGTGACCTGGTCGGGCCGTTCGCCTCGGTGGCGGAGCAGCTCACCGCGGCGACCGGCAAGCTCGGCCTGGTCGCGTTCGGCGAGAAGGGTGACCCCTTCGACCCGAACCGGCACGAGGCGGTCGCGCACCAGACGTCCGCTGACGTCACGGAGCCGACCTGCGTCGAGGTGATGCGCCGCGGTTACACCCTGGGCGAGCGGCTGCTGCGCCCGGCCATGGTCGCCGTCGCCGATCCCGAGTGA
- the dnaJ gene encoding molecular chaperone DnaJ, whose translation MSSKDWLEKDFYAVLGVNKSASTDEIKKAYRKLARDLHPDRNPDNKEAEEKFKAASEAYDVLADDKKRKEYDEMRSLFGSGAFRRGAGRPGGGAQFDPSDLFGGFTGAGAAGGGADRRFGGTGFSDIFSSIFSGGGGASPAGRRGPQRGRDVETEVTLDFAQAVRGTTLPLTLRTPGACDTCRGSGAKPGTIPRSCAKCHGTGLVSSNQGSFSFSEPCRECQGSGSIVDEKCPECRGTGGVTKTRTINVRFPAGVADGQRIRLSGRGEPGDRGGPAGDLYVQVKVRPDELFGRSGDDLTLTVPISVAEAVLGTDLRVPTLDNPVTLRVPAGTPSGRKLRARGKGVVRKEGQAGDLIVTVEVQIPSGVTGEARDALEKFAKLTPPAGRERLEARVRKTG comes from the coding sequence CTGAGCTCGAAGGACTGGCTCGAGAAGGACTTCTACGCCGTTCTCGGCGTGAACAAGTCCGCCTCAACCGACGAGATCAAGAAGGCGTACCGGAAACTCGCCCGCGACCTGCATCCCGACCGCAACCCCGACAACAAGGAGGCGGAGGAGAAGTTCAAGGCCGCGTCCGAGGCGTACGACGTGCTGGCCGACGACAAGAAGCGCAAAGAGTACGACGAGATGCGCTCCCTGTTCGGCTCCGGTGCGTTCCGCCGGGGCGCCGGCCGGCCCGGTGGCGGTGCCCAGTTCGACCCGTCCGACCTGTTCGGTGGTTTCACCGGGGCCGGTGCGGCGGGTGGCGGGGCGGACCGCCGGTTCGGCGGCACCGGGTTCTCCGACATCTTCAGCTCGATCTTCTCCGGCGGCGGTGGCGCCAGCCCGGCCGGGCGACGTGGCCCGCAGCGCGGTCGCGACGTGGAGACCGAGGTGACACTGGACTTCGCGCAGGCCGTGCGGGGCACCACGCTGCCGCTGACCCTGCGCACCCCGGGTGCCTGCGACACCTGCCGCGGCTCCGGGGCCAAGCCGGGCACCATCCCGCGCTCCTGCGCGAAATGCCACGGTACCGGCCTGGTCTCCAGCAACCAGGGCTCGTTCAGCTTCTCCGAGCCGTGCCGCGAGTGTCAGGGCTCGGGCAGCATCGTCGACGAGAAGTGCCCGGAGTGTCGTGGCACCGGCGGCGTGACCAAGACCCGGACGATCAACGTGCGCTTCCCGGCCGGTGTCGCCGACGGGCAGCGGATCCGGCTCAGCGGCCGGGGCGAGCCGGGCGATCGGGGTGGCCCGGCCGGTGACCTGTACGTGCAGGTCAAGGTGCGTCCCGACGAGCTGTTCGGGCGCAGCGGCGACGACCTCACGCTGACCGTCCCGATCAGCGTGGCCGAGGCCGTGCTCGGCACCGACCTGCGGGTGCCCACCCTGGACAACCCGGTGACGCTGCGAGTGCCGGCCGGTACACCGAGCGGCCGCAAGCTGCGGGCCCGGGGCAAGGGCGTGGTCCGCAAGGAGGGCCAGGCGGGCGACCTGATCGTCACGGTCGAGGTGCAGATCCCGTCCGGGGTGACCGGCGAGGCCCGGGACGCGCTGGAGAAATTCGCGAAACTCACCCCGCCCGCGGGGCGGGAACGGCTCGAAGCGCGCGTGCGCAAGACCGGCTAG
- a CDS encoding heat shock protein transcriptional repressor HspR, giving the protein MYEEIHVSVEQASDAKVLIISVAARLAGMHPQTLRQYDRLGLVQPGRAGGGGRRYSERDVALLREVQRLSQEDGVNLAGIKRIIGLEQMAGDLQQRVAELEQQLADAYARIAQLEAMNPYAGRGDLVRQENHSTALVVWRPRRPADR; this is encoded by the coding sequence ATGTATGAGGAGATCCACGTCTCGGTCGAACAGGCCTCCGACGCGAAGGTCCTGATCATCTCCGTGGCGGCCCGGCTGGCCGGGATGCACCCACAGACGCTGCGCCAGTACGACCGGCTCGGCCTGGTGCAGCCGGGTCGTGCCGGTGGTGGCGGCCGGCGATACAGCGAACGAGACGTGGCGCTGCTCCGCGAGGTGCAGCGGCTGAGCCAGGAGGACGGGGTCAACCTGGCCGGCATCAAGCGGATCATCGGCCTCGAGCAGATGGCCGGCGACCTGCAGCAGCGGGTCGCCGAGCTCGAACAGCAGCTGGCCGACGCCTACGCCCGGATCGCCCAGCTGGAGGCGATGAACCCGTACGCGGGCCGCGGTGACCTGGTCCGCCAGGAGAACCACTCCACAGCACTGGTGGTCTGGCGTCCGCGCCGCCCCGCGGACAGATAG
- a CDS encoding cation:proton antiporter: MHASTVLLIEIGALLFGLGMLGRAGRRFGLSPIPLYLLAGLFFGRGGLVPLSASEDFIAIGAQIGVILLLVMLGLEYSADELVGNLRSAAPAGVLDMLLNALPGALFAVLLGWDLKAALVLAGITWVSSSGVIAKVLGDLGRLGNRETPVILSVLVIEDLAMAFYLPIATAVLAGVGLLGGLSTLAVAVVTVIAVLVVAIRYGGTISRFMSVKDPEALLLSVLGLTLFVAGVAAELKVSEAVGAFLVGIALSGPVAHHATEMLSPLRDLFAAVFFVFFGLSTDPADMPPVLLPALGLAVLTMLTKVATGYLAARRAGIALPGRLRAGLALTPRGEFSVVIAGLAVASGVEPKLAPLATAYVLITVVCGPMLARLADYAWFRNLIRRRMAARRPTTKPLPSAE; this comes from the coding sequence GTGCATGCCTCCACCGTCCTGCTCATCGAGATCGGGGCGCTGCTGTTCGGCCTCGGGATGCTGGGCCGCGCGGGCCGCCGGTTCGGGCTGTCGCCGATCCCGCTCTACCTGCTGGCCGGGCTGTTCTTCGGGCGCGGCGGGCTGGTCCCGCTCTCGGCCAGCGAGGACTTCATCGCGATCGGCGCCCAGATCGGGGTGATCCTGCTCCTGGTCATGCTGGGCTTGGAGTACTCGGCCGACGAGCTGGTCGGCAACCTGCGCTCGGCAGCACCGGCGGGTGTCCTCGACATGCTGCTCAACGCGCTGCCCGGGGCACTGTTCGCGGTCCTGCTGGGCTGGGATCTGAAGGCGGCGCTGGTGCTCGCCGGGATCACCTGGGTCTCGTCCTCCGGGGTGATCGCCAAGGTGCTCGGCGACCTGGGCCGGCTCGGCAACCGGGAGACCCCGGTGATCCTCTCGGTGCTGGTCATCGAGGACCTGGCGATGGCGTTCTACCTGCCGATCGCGACGGCGGTGCTGGCCGGGGTGGGCCTGCTGGGCGGGCTCAGTACGCTCGCCGTCGCGGTGGTCACGGTGATCGCGGTGCTGGTGGTGGCGATCCGGTACGGCGGCACGATCAGCCGGTTCATGTCGGTGAAGGACCCGGAGGCGCTGCTGCTCAGCGTTCTCGGGCTGACCCTGTTCGTGGCCGGGGTGGCCGCCGAGCTCAAGGTTTCCGAGGCGGTCGGCGCGTTCCTGGTCGGCATCGCGCTCTCCGGGCCGGTCGCGCACCACGCCACCGAGATGCTGTCGCCGCTGCGGGACCTGTTCGCGGCGGTGTTCTTCGTCTTCTTCGGGCTCTCCACCGACCCGGCCGACATGCCGCCGGTGCTGCTCCCGGCGCTGGGCCTGGCGGTGCTCACCATGCTGACCAAGGTGGCCACCGGGTATCTGGCCGCCCGGCGGGCCGGGATCGCGCTGCCCGGCCGGCTACGGGCCGGGCTGGCGCTCACCCCGCGCGGCGAGTTCTCGGTGGTGATCGCCGGACTCGCGGTCGCCTCCGGGGTGGAGCCGAAGCTCGCGCCGCTCGCCACCGCCTACGTGTTGATCACGGTGGTCTGCGGACCGATGCTGGCCCGGCTCGCCGACTATGCCTGGTTCAGGAACCTGATTCGCCGGCGGATGGCGGCGCGGCGGCCGACGACAAAACCCCTGCCCAGCGCCGAGTGA
- a CDS encoding cation:proton antiporter regulatory subunit encodes MRVRVEQTPLPGIGVRHDLVTSSGRTVGVVSHRNGRRDLVLYDVDDPDSCLASIPLTDDEAEALADVLGASLMLSQLAGLRQQAAGLLTEQIALPAGSPFVGRRLGDTRARTRTSASIVAVLRDREVIPSPGPTFQFEANDVVVAVGTRDGLDGVTAILAGDTDG; translated from the coding sequence GTGCGCGTACGGGTGGAACAGACTCCGCTGCCGGGTATCGGTGTCCGACACGACCTGGTGACCTCCTCCGGGCGTACCGTCGGGGTGGTCTCGCACCGCAACGGGCGTCGCGACCTGGTGCTCTACGACGTGGACGACCCGGACTCGTGCCTGGCCTCGATCCCGCTGACCGACGACGAGGCGGAGGCCCTGGCCGACGTCCTCGGCGCGTCGCTGATGCTCAGCCAGCTGGCCGGCCTGCGCCAGCAGGCGGCCGGGCTGCTCACTGAGCAGATCGCGCTGCCGGCCGGTTCGCCATTCGTCGGCCGGCGCCTCGGCGACACCCGGGCCCGCACCCGCACCAGTGCGTCGATCGTGGCGGTGCTGCGCGACCGCGAGGTGATCCCGTCCCCCGGCCCCACCTTCCAGTTCGAGGCGAACGACGTGGTCGTCGCCGTCGGCACCCGCGACGGCCTGGACGGTGTCACCGCCATCCTGGCCGGCGACACCGACGGCTGA
- a CDS encoding sugar efflux transporter, translating to MTRLLSRRLLPLGFIFLASGVATAVVGPFLGLFLSTAVHASPFQVSAFLIVASLSGVAMSQVIGRISDRRPIRRMLLIAAALAGCAGTGLTSMIRDYWVLLALTVTATAFAGSFYPQSFAYARQVLAGDDPGRAAMGISALRTIFSIAWVGGPPLAAILLDKTDFRYVYGTAAVLYLVAALIAVRWLPEIEAPASTPSERGARVRPPRAIYPIIGGFVLLTTTMVLGVQAMSLYVSTDLHGSVGDAGLILGLCAALEIPLMLGFGALSTRMPLRRLILAGTVCAVAYQAVAATAQSIGMLAAAQVLNALFIAATSGMGISYVQEMMPAHPGRVTTMFTNAFPLGNILAAPLFGIAQVHGYRLAYGMNLVLAVLGLLLLLVAKPPAIPATAPLAELSAEQD from the coding sequence GTGACGCGCCTCCTGTCGCGGCGGCTGCTCCCGCTCGGCTTCATCTTTCTCGCCTCCGGGGTGGCGACCGCGGTGGTCGGCCCGTTCCTCGGCCTGTTTCTCAGCACCGCGGTGCACGCGAGCCCGTTCCAGGTTTCCGCGTTCCTGATCGTCGCCTCCCTCTCCGGGGTGGCGATGTCGCAGGTGATCGGCCGGATCTCGGACCGTCGCCCGATCCGGCGCATGTTGCTCATCGCCGCCGCCCTGGCCGGCTGCGCGGGCACCGGGCTCACCTCGATGATCCGGGACTACTGGGTCCTGCTGGCGCTGACCGTCACCGCCACGGCGTTCGCCGGCTCGTTCTATCCGCAGTCGTTCGCCTATGCCCGGCAGGTGCTCGCCGGCGACGACCCGGGCCGGGCCGCGATGGGCATCAGCGCACTGCGCACGATCTTCTCGATCGCCTGGGTCGGCGGTCCGCCGCTTGCGGCGATCCTTCTGGACAAAACCGATTTCCGGTACGTCTATGGCACCGCCGCCGTCCTCTATCTCGTCGCCGCCCTGATCGCCGTGCGCTGGCTGCCCGAGATCGAGGCACCCGCCAGTACCCCGTCGGAGCGAGGCGCCCGGGTCCGTCCGCCGCGCGCGATCTACCCGATCATCGGCGGCTTCGTCCTGCTCACCACCACGATGGTGCTCGGCGTGCAGGCGATGTCCCTGTACGTCAGCACCGACCTGCACGGCTCGGTCGGCGACGCCGGCCTGATCCTCGGGCTCTGCGCGGCCCTGGAGATCCCGCTGATGCTCGGCTTCGGTGCGCTCAGCACCAGGATGCCGCTGCGCCGGCTGATCCTGGCCGGCACGGTGTGCGCGGTGGCCTATCAGGCGGTGGCGGCGACCGCCCAGTCGATCGGGATGCTGGCCGCCGCCCAGGTGCTGAACGCCCTGTTCATCGCGGCCACCTCCGGGATGGGCATCTCTTACGTGCAGGAGATGATGCCGGCGCACCCGGGCCGGGTGACCACGATGTTCACCAACGCCTTCCCGCTCGGCAACATCCTCGCGGCACCGCTCTTCGGCATCGCGCAGGTGCACGGCTACCGCCTGGCGTACGGAATGAATCTGGTCCTCGCCGTCCTCGGCCTGCTCCTGCTGCTGGTGGCGAAGCCGCCGGCGATCCCGGCGACCGCGCCACTGGCCGAGCTGAGTGCCGAGCAGGACTGA